GCCATCGCCATGGCCGCCATCCTGAACGTGGTGGGCGCGCTGGCAGGTACGGCCGTCGCGAAGACCATCGCCACGTCCATCGTCCCGCAGGAGTACGCGACCCTGCAACTGACCGGCGCGGCCCTGCTGAGCGCCATCTTCTGGAACCTGTTCACGTGGTGGAAGGGTCTGCCCAGCAGTTCCAGTCACGCGCTGATCTTCTCGCTGGTGGGGGCCGGGGTCGCCGCCGGCGGCTGGGGCATCATCATTCCCAAGGGCGTGCAGAAGACCGTGACCGGGCTGTTCACCAGTCCGCTGCTGGGCTTCCTGGTCCCGATCGTGCTGATGGCGCTGCTGTCCTGGCTGGTGCTGCGGCACATGCGGCCCCGCACCGTGACCGGCACGTTCCGCTGGTTGCAGATCGGCTCGGCGGCCTTCATGGCCTTCAGTCACGGCGGGAACGACGCGCAGAAGGCCATGGGCATCATGACCTTCGCCCTGAGCGCCTACCTGGGCACGCAGGTCGAGCAGGTGCCGCTGTGGATCATCCTGTCGGCCGCCGCCGCGATGGGCCTGGGCACCAGCGTGGGCGGCTGGCGGATCATCAAGACCATGGGCTTCAAGGTCGTGGACCTCAAACCCGTGGACGGCTTCGTGGCCGAGGCCAGCGCCGCCGCCATCATCACGGGCGCGACCGCGCTGGGCATCCCGGTCAGCACCACGCACACCATCAGCACCAGCATCATGGGCGTGGGCACCACCAAGGGCTTCCGCAAGGTGAAGTGGCAGGTCGCGGGGCGCATCATGCAGGCGTGGGTGTTCACGATTCCCGTGTGCATCGCGCTGGGCTGGCTGTTCCACAAGGCGCTGCTGCTGCTGGGCTGATCACCGCCCGACCAGAAGCTGAAGTGAAATTGGGGGAGGACGGGCGCCATGGGTGTGCCGTTCTCCCCCACTGCCTTGTAGCACCCTTCGGAGTTCAGCCCCGGATGCGTTCGCTCTGGCCGGGGGTGGCTTCACCGCGTAGCAGGGCCGCCAGGACCTCGGCGCCGCGCACCACGCCCAGCGCCGGGCGGCTGAACAGGGCGTTCGCGTCCACCGCCCACACCTGTCCCAGCGGCCGCTGCGGGTCCAGGGCGCGGGCGAACGCGACGTTGTCGCCCAGCCCGTACCCGCAGCACAGGACGACCGTCACGTCGGGCCGCAGGGCCTCGATCTGTGCCCAGCCCGCGCGGCCCGAATCGGTGCCGGCGGCGCCCAGCACGTTCACGCCGCCCGCCCGCTCGACCTGCTCGGGCACCCAGTGACCGCCGTAGAAGGGCGGGTCCGTCCACTCCAGCGTCAGGACGCGCGGCGGGTGCGGGACGGGCTGCACGGCGTCCCAGCGGGCCTGCGCCTGCGCGGCCAGCGCCCCGGCGCGCTCCGGCACGCCAGCCGCGTCGCCCAGCGCCCGCAGGTCGTCCAGGATGCCGCTCAGGCAGCGGCCCTCCAGGCTCAGGACGTTCGCGGCGGGCAGGCAGCCCGGCAGGTACCGCACGGCCGCCTCGATGGTGCCGGGCGTGACGGCGCAGACCTCGCACACGCCCTGCGTGACCACCAGGTCCGGGTTCAGGGCGTCCAGCAGCGGGCCGTCCACCTGATACAGCGCGCGGCCCTCGCGGACGGCGTCGCTGACGGCCCGGTCGATCTCGGCCTGCGGGGCGGCGCTGTCCACGATGGACCGGGTCAGGACCGGCAGTGACCGCGCCTGCGGGTGGTCGCAGGAGTGACTGACACCCACCACCCGCCCGCCCAGACCCAGATCGAACAGCAGGTCGGTGGCGCTGGGCAGCAGGCTCACGATGCGGGTCGGGGCCGGTCGGTCGGCGGGAGCGGTGGAGGCCGGGTGGGTCATCCGTCCAGGGTACGGCCCGCCGCGCTCCGGCGTGGTGTGGCCGCGCCACCGGGCGACACGCGCAGACCACAGGACAGGGAAGCGGGGCCTTCCGTCACTGCCGTCCGGAGGCCCCGCTTCCCTGTCGTTCATCCCTGTGCCCTGCTCTATGCGCTGTCTCTATCTATCTGTGCGCTTGGGTATTAACACCCGCTGCCGTCTGTTCCTCAGGGGCGTTCGGTGCTGCCGCTGGCGTTCACGCCGAGGTTCAGGGCGCTGGTGAGGCCGCCGAGCAGGCCGGCGCTGCCCTGGCTGTTGCTGCCGCTGACGCCCAGCAGCCCGCTCAGGGCGCCGGATAGGCCCACGTTCAGGCTGCCCTCGCTGCCCGATTCCAGGCCTTCACGGTCGGTGGTGGTGGTGCTGCCGCTGGCGTTCACGCCGACGTTCAGGGCGCTGTCGACCGCGCCGAGCAGGCTGGCGCTGCCCGCGCCGTCACTGCCCTGCGCCTGTCCTGCGAGGCCCGCACCCAGTCCGGCGCCGAGGTTCACGCCGACGCTGCCGGTGCTGCTGGTCTGCGCCGAGGCGACACCGGCGGTCAGGGCGAGGGCGGTCAGGGCGGTCATCATCTTGGTCTTGGTCATGGTGGTTCCTCCTGGCACCGATGATGCGGGCGCCGTGTGGCACGACCTTGAGAGGATCGCGGTGACCCTTGCGACTTGCGCCGCCCACCCTCATGCGGGCCGGGGCCGGTCGAGGGCCGGGAAGGGCGTGTGGCACGGTCAGGGTCGTGCCCGGGCGGCCGGGCGCCCGTCTGAGAAAACCGTTTATTTCCGCGCTGCGTGCGGGTACCGGGTCATCCGATCCGGCCAGCCCGGCATACGCGCGTGCGGTTGAAGTTCGCGCAGCGGGATTCGGGCAGCCGGGGGGATTCGTGCAGCCGGGTGCAGTCCGGCACGGCCGGGTCGGTCGGACGACCGCGCCACCCCGCCCGCGCGGCAGTGGGGAGGTCCGGGTACCCGCCGGCCGTATGAGAGGCCGCGTTGGCAGGCTGTTCACGCAGCGCCGCGCCGGGACGGGCGGGGCACACAATGGCAGCCATGCGAGTCCCGACACGTCTGCTCCTGACGGCCGCCGCTGCCCTGGCGGCCCGACGCGCCCTTCATTCCCCGGCCGGCCGGTACGACCTGACGGGCCGGAGCGTGCTGATCACCGGCGGCTCGCGCGGGCTGGGGCTGGCGCTGGCGCAGGAGTGCCTGTCGCGCGGCGCGAACGTCACGCTGATGGCCCGCACTGCCGACGATCTGCGCCGGGCGCAGGACCGCCTGAACGCCGGGCCTCGCGTGCAGACCGTGACGGGCGACGTGCGCCGCGACGGGGACGCCGAGCGGGCCGTGCAGGAAGCCCTGCGCGCCCACGGCCGGCTGGACGTGCTGCTGAACAACGCCGGCATCATCCAGATCGGGCCGGAGGCGAACACCACCGAGCAGGATTACCGCGACGCGCTGGAGGTGAACACGCTGGGGCCGCTGCGGATGGTCCGCGCGGCCCGGCCCTACCTGCGCGGGGGCGGCCGGGTGCTGATCGTGTCGTCGGTGGGGGGGCGGGTGGCGATTCCGCACCTGGGGCCGTACTCGGTCAGCAAGTTCGCGTCGGCGGGGCTGGGGCAGGCGCTGCGGGCGGAACTGGCCCGCGAGGGAATCGTGGTCAGCACGGTCCTGCCGGGCCTGATGCGCACCGGCAGTCCCCTGAACGCGCCGGTGAAGGGGCAGGTGCGGCGCGAGTACGCGCTGATCGCCACGCTGGCCACGCTGCCGGTGGTGTCGCTGGACGCCTCCGAGGCGGCGCGGCGGATCCTGAACGCCCTGGAGGCCGGCCGCGCGGAAACCATGATCGGCGGTCCTGCGGCGGTGCTGCGCGCCGTGCAGGGGGCCGCCCCGGAACTGACGGCGTCCCTGATGGGCTTCGCGGCGCGGCTGCTGCCGGGGCCAGCAGCGTCGAACCGGGCGGTGACGGGCCGGGACGCCGAGGGGACGTTCACTCAGGGAAATCCCATGAAGCGGGCCGCCGAGGGAACCTTCAATCAGCGCCGGGTGCACGGGCGCGGGCCGGGTGACCGGGAAGACTGAGCCTTCACGCGGGGGTCACACAGTGCGCCCAGATGCAAAGAAACCCTGGCGAACAGGCTTGACTGGCCGCACCGGCTTTACCGCGCCACGCGCGCCGCGCTCCTCTCCACTGCTCCTCTTTCATCCTTCTCTCCTTTCTTTCTGCCGGAGGTCATCCCATGAGCCCAGACGATATGAAGCCAGACAACCAGAAGACCGACGGGCAGGCCGTTTCCGTCCGGACTTCCGACCAGGGGGGCGGTGACGCGCCCGACCCGGCCGGGGAGGGCAGTACCGGCGCACACATGCCGCCCCTGGAACGCTCGGTGGTGGGCAGCGTGGGCGTCGCCCTGATCGGCGCGGGGCTGCGCAGCGCCCGTCCACTGCAGAAGATCGTGCTGGGCGGCGTCGGGGCGGGCCTGACCGCGCTGGCCGCCTCGGGCCGCAACCCGCTGGCGACGGCGCTGAAGATCCGGCAGAACGCGCAGGGCGAGGTGCTCGTGAGTGACGCCGTGACGGTCGGGAAACCCGCCGCCGAGCTGTACGCCCGCTGGCGGGATCTGGCGCGGCTGCCGGACCTGATGACCCACCTTCAGGCCGTCGAGGTGCTGGACGGGCGCCGTTCTCGCTGGACCGTGAAGGCTCCTGCCGGCACCGTCAGCTGGGAGGCGGAACTCACGGCGGACGAGCCGGGCCAGCGGCTGGCGTGGCAGTCACTGCCGGGCGCGGCGGTCGAGAATCACGGCGAGGTGCTGTTCCGCCCCGCGCCGGGTGACCGGGGGACCGAGGTCGTCGTGCGGCTCGCGTACCGACCGCCAGCAGGCACAGCCGGGGCCGTCGTGGCGCGGCTGGCCGGCGAGGAACCCGCCCAGCAGTTGCGGGACGACCTGATGCGCTTCAAGCGTGAGCAGGAACTGGGGTTCGCGCCGACCACGCAGGGTCAGAGCAGCGGCCGCGCCGCGACGGGCGGTCAGGCATGAAGGCCATCGTCTGGCAGGGCACGAACCGCGTGGGCGTGGAGACAGTGCCGGACCCTACGCTGCTGCTGCCCACCGACGCCATCGTGCGCGTGACCTCGACGGCGATCTGTGGGTCGGACCTGCACCTGCTCGACGGCGTGATTCCCAGCATGGAGCGCGGCGACATCCTGGGTCACGAGTTCATGGGTGAAGTCGTCGAGGTCGGGCGGGACGTGAAGAAACTGAAGGTCGGGGACCGCGTGGTGGTGCCGTTCAACATCGCCTGCGGGGCCTGCGACCCCTGCCGCCGGGGGCTGTTCAGCGCCTGCGACAACTCGAACCCCAACCACCGCATGGCCGAGGCGCTGTACGGCGGGGTCAGCGGGGGCGGGCTGTTCGGGTACTCGCACATGTACGGCGGGTACGCGGGCGGTCAGGCGCAGTACGTGCGGGTGCCGTTCGCGGATGTCGGGCCGCACCGCATCGAGTCGGACCTGCGTGACGAGCAGGTGCTGTTCCTGACCGACATCTTTCCCACCGGGTATCAGGCGGCCGAGCAGTGCGGCATCGTGCCGGGCCGCGACGTGGTGGCGGTGTTCGGGGCGGGGCCGGTCGGGCAGTTCGCGGCCCGCAGCGCGCAGATGCTGGGCGCCGCGCACGTGATCGTGATCGACCGGGTGCCCGAGCGGCTGGCGATGGCCGAGGCGGCCGGGTGCCAGACCATCAATTACGAGCAGGACGACGTGCTGGTGGCGCTGCGCGAGGCGACAGGCGGGCGCGGCCCGGACCACGTGATCGATGCGGTGGGCATGGAGGCGCACGGGCACGGTCCCGGCGCGGTGGTGGATACCGCCAAGCAGCGGCTGCGGCTGAGTTTCGACCGGATCACGGCGCTGCGCTGGGCGCTGCTGAGCTGCGCGAAGGGCGGCACGGTCAGTCTGCCCGGCGTGTACGGCGGCCTGATCGACAAGGTCCCGATGGGCGCGGCGTTCGCCAAGGGCCTGACCTTCCGCATGGGCCAGACGCACACGCACCGGCACATCGCGCCGCTGCTGTCCCGCATCGAGGCGGGCGAGATCGACCCGAGTTTCGTGATCACCCACCGCGCCACCCTTGACGAGGCCCCGGACCTGTACAAGACCTTCCGCGACAAGCACGACGGCTGCGTGAAGGTCGTCCTGAACCCCTGGGCCTGATATGGACTCCGATTGAATGGGCTGCAAAGAACATTCAATCCGAGCGGAGCGAGTAGGAGAAAAGCGGATTCCGGACGTGGAGCCGGCAATCCGGTGAAGTTCCGGATTGTTGGCGAAACAAACGGAATCCATATGACCCGCCGCACGGGGTGGAGGCCGCCGGGAGGAAGCACGTTCCCGGCGGCCTTCCCTCGTCCTGCTCAGCGGCTCCTGCTCAGCGGCTGGCCCAGAGTTCCACGAGGCCGCGCAGGGTCAGGGTCTCGTCGTAGTGGTCGATCTCGCGGCAGATGCCCTCGATGGTGCGCGAGAACCCCCCGGTGGCGATGGCGACTGCCGGGCCCGGCAACTCGGCGCGGATGCGGCGCAGCAGGCCGTCCACCATCTCGGCGTACCCGAACACCAGACCCGACTGCAGGGCGTGGGTGGTGTTCTTCCCGATGGCCGTGCCCGGCGCCTGCAACGTGATGCGCGGCAGTTTCGCGGCGCGGCTGAACAGCGCGTCGGCGCTGACCTGCGCGCCCGTGGCGAGCACGCCGCCCAGGAAGCGGCGGCCCCGGCCGATCACGTCGAAGTTCGTACTCGTCCCGAAGTCCACGACCACGGCGTACTCGTGGGTGTTCAGGTACTTCTCGGCGCCGAACAGGTTGCACAGGCGGTCGGCGCCCACGGCGTCCGGCACGTCGAGTTCCACGTGGACGTCCGGCAGGTTCGTGGCGCTGACCTCGAAGGCCTCCACGGCAAAGTGACGGCGCAGCGCCAGCACGTAATTCTGCCCCAGCGGCGGCGCGACGCTGCTCAGGACGGCGGCGCGCGGCATGGGCGCGCCGGTCAGGGCCAGCAGGCTGTGCAGGCGCATGGCGAGGTCGTCCGGCAGATGCTCGCGGTTCGTGCGGATCCGCCAGGTGTGCGTCAGGTCCAGGCGTTCGTCTGCGAGTCCGATGACGGTGCTGGTGTTGCCGATATCCACGGCCAGAAGGGGAAAGGCGGGCACGCCCCGCAGTGTAGAGCAGCCGACGTGTGGGGCAACCGGGATACCGGACGGTCGGGAACGACGCGGCGTGGTGGTCCACACCACCCTGGCGTTCCTGTGCGGGGAACAGGGAGGCGGCGCTCATGCGGCGGCGTTACCCTGAAGGTCCACACAACCCGACATCCTTTCCTCTCTCCCGCTGGAGGTTGTTTCATGGACGCTGCCCTGCTGTCTGTTCCGCTCGTGTCGCCCACCGCCGCCCTGAGCGCCTGTCCGCCCGTCCCGCCCGCCGAGGCCGAGCGCCTGCGCCACCTGGACCCGCAACCCTACTGGCTGCATATCGCGCAGGAACTGACCTGGGACAAGCCGCCCACCACGGCCCTGGAGGGCACGCTGGGGGACTTCCGGTACTTTCCGGGCGCGACCGGGAACGTCAGCGTGAACTGCCTGGACCGCCACCCGCCGCAGCGCGTCGCCCTGCGCTACGAGCGTGAGGACGGCCTGCAGGAAACCTGGACGTACGGCCAGCTGACGGACGGGGCGGCCCGTTTCGCCGCCGCCCTGCAGGACCTGGGCGTGGAGCGCGGGGACCGCGTGGCCGTCTACCTGGGGAACGTGCCCGAGGCGTTCATCGCCATTCACGCCTGCTACCGCATCGGGGCGATCTACTCGGTGATCTTCGCGGGATTCAGTGCCGCCGCCGTGCGCGACCGGCTGGAGGACGCCCGCCCGAAGGTGGTGGTCTGCACGGACGCCACGCTGCGGCGCGGGCGGGTCGTGCCGCTGAAGGCCACGCTGGACGAGGCGCTGACCGGCCTGCCGCCCGCACAGGTGATCGTGGCCCGCCGCGTGAACGCGGGTCACCCGCTGCGAGCCGGCGAACTGGACTTCCAGGCGCTGCTGGACGCCACCACCCGCCGCGCCGACCCGGTCATGCTGGAGGCGAACGAGCCGGGGTTCATCATCTACACGAGCGGCACGACCAGCAAACCCAAGGGCCTCGTGCACGCCGGGCTGGGCTTCCTGACCGGCGCGTACGCGAACGTGAAGTGGACCCTGAACCTGCGCGAGCAGGACACGTACTGGTGTACCGCCGACGTGGGCTGGCTGACCTTCCCGATCTTCGCGCTGGTGGGCGGACTGGCACACGGGGCCACGCACGTCGTGTACGAGGGCAGCATCGACACGCCCACCCCCGCCCGGCCGTACGAACTGATCGCCGCCCACGGCGTCACGAAGGTCTTCACGGCCCCCACCGCCCTGCGGATGCTGCGCCGCGCCGGGGACGACGCCCTGCGCGGGCACGACCTGAGCCGACTGCAACTGATCGGACTGGTCGGGGAGCCGCTGGACCCGGAAACGTGGCACTGGGCGCACGACACGCTGGGCGGCGGGAACGTGTTCATCAACAACACGTACGGGCAGACCGAGACCGGCACCGCCTGGGCGGGCAGCATGGCGGGCCTGACCCCCACCCGCCCCGGCGCGTGCGGCCATCCGCTGCCCGGCTACCGCGCCCGCATCGCGCGGGACGACGGCGATGAGGCCGCGCCGGGCGAACTGGGCGCCCTGACCCTGACCGAGCCGTTCCCGTGCCTGGCGCGGACCGTGTGGGGCGACCACGACCGCTACCGCGCCACGTACCTGAGCGACCATCCGGGCGCTTACGCCGCCAGTGACGCCGCGCTGCTGGACCACGACGGGCAACTGTGGGTGACGGGCCGCCTGGACGACGTGATGAACGTCGCCGGGCACCGCATCGGCACCATGGAGATGGAGGCGGCGCTGATCACGCACCCGGCGGTGTCCGAGGCGGCCGTGGTCGCCATGCCCGACGACGTGAAGGGCGCCGTACCCGTGGCGTTCGTGGTGCCGCGCGGCGACGCGCAGGGCAGCCCGGAGCTGCGCCGCGAACTGGCCGAGGCGGTCGTGAGGGGCGTGGGCGCCATCGCGCGGCCCGCCCGCGTGATCGTCACGCCCACCGTGCCCCGCACCCGCAGCGGCAAGATCATGCGCCGCGTCCTGCGTGACCTGCTGATCACCGGGCAGGCGGGCGGCGACCTGAGCAGCCTGGAAAACCCGGACGCCATCGACACCGTGCGCGGGCTGCTGGCTGTGGACCGTGGGGACTAGCAGGGAATAGAGAGTGGGGAGGGGTCAGCCGCCCAGGCCACCGACCCACTCCCCGCTTCCTACAGCCCTCTTCAGCTGAACTTGCCGAGGTTCACGGGAATGGAGTACGCGCAGTTCGTGTCCGCCTCGGTGCGCAGCAGGAGGCTCACGGTGTCGCTGGCACCCAGCCCAGCCTTCAGGGGCTCGAAGTAGTACACCAGAGTACCGCTCCAGGTGGCGCCCTCCTGCTTGAAGTCGTTCACGTAGGTGCTTTTCACGGGGGCGACGAGTTTGCCGTCCGCACCTTTCAGGCGCACGAGGTACGCGGCGCGGGCCTTCTCGCTGGGGAGGCCCTGCACAGTGATGTCGATGCGCAGCTGGCCGTCCGGGAGGCGCTTGGCCGCGAACTCCTCGCCCAGGGCGTCTTTTACGCTGAGGTTCCTGAAGTTGTCGCGGGCGTCCTGCGCCTGGAAGAACAGCTGATCGGCCTGTCCGCTGACGGTCAGCGCGACGGGGCGACTGCCCTTCGCGTAGTCCTGCGGGGCGGCCAGCCAGTCGGCGACGCAGGCAGGGCCGCCGTCGAAGGCGGTGACGGCGCCCTCCCCGGCCTCGAACTGGCCGTCCCTGACCTTCAGGCTGGTGATCAGGTACGTGGGCACCGGGTCGCGGCGGCCGTACGCGCCGTCGATGACGTTCCGGGCGGTGGTGTCTTCCAGTTTGGGAACCCAGGCGTGGGCGGGCGCGGCCAGCAGCGCGGCGAGGCTCAGGGTCAGGGTCAGGCGGATGGGGGTGCGGATCATGAGGACCTCCGGGAGGGTGTGGAACAGGGGATGCGTACCGGGCATGAGGGCAGGTGAACGTGACGCGCCTCTGACCGGGTCGGTGGGAACGGTCAGGATTTGAGGTACACGACGCGGCAGGCCTGCCCGGCCGACCGGAACTGCGCGGCGGCGCTGGCCGGGAGCGTCACGTCCGTGAACACCTTCGAGTTGGGCGCGAAGCGGTTGGGTTGAATGCGGCTGGCCTTCACACGGGTGACGTTCTTGAAGGCCGACAGTTCGGCCTCGCTGGTCACGTAGGTGTGCAGGTTACCTTCCTGCACGAGGCTGCTGCTGACGCCCTTGATGAGCGCGGCGTCCGGCCACAGCTGCGTGCCGCCCTCGGCGTACACGACGCTGGTCATGTCCCGCTGGAAGTTTCCCAGGCCGCGCACATCCACCGCGACCGTGCAGTTCAGGGGCCGCGTTTCGCTGGCCGCGCCGCCGCCACGCGCGACCGTTCCGGCTGCCGGGGCGGGCGCGTCGGCCGCGCCGGTTCCGCCGGGACCGCTGCGGGAAGCTGCGGCGGGGGCCGGGCCGTCCGCGCCGGGCGGGCTGTCGCTGCCCGTGCCGGACGCCCCCCGGCTGCCCTGCGCCGGGGCGGGGGCCGATCCGCCACCTGCCGGTCCGTCATCTGCTGCGCCGACCGGCGTGCGTGGAGCCGCGCTGGCCGCCGGAGCGCCGTCCCCGGCCGCCGGAGCCGGGTTCGGTGTCGGGGTGCGCGCCGCCGCACCTTCTGCCGGGGCAGCCCCAGCAGAAGGTGCGGGCGTGACCGCTGGCCGCGCGGCCGGGGTTGCCGGAGCCGCCCCGTCGGCTGGCGTGGCCGGGCGCGGGGTCGCTCCAGCCGCAGCGGCGGGGCCAGCGGGAGCCGGAGTGACTGCCGGCCGCGCGGACGCCTGCGGCTCACGGCCGGCCGCGTTGCCCGCGTCGGTGGGACCGCTGGCCTGCGCGCGGCTGGGCGGCACCGGGGCAGGCGCCGCGGCTGGCGAGGCTTCCGGCAGGGCGGCGCGGGCTGCACTCTCGGCGGGCGTGCCGGTCGGCGCGGGGCGGGACTGCGGGCGGGCCGGGATGGCCGTGACGGTCTGCGGGTCCGGCGAGGCCGTGGGGCGGCCCGCAGCGGCGCGCGGCGCTGCGTCGGCGGGGGCCGGGCTGGCGGGCGCGGCGTCCTCGCGGCGCGGCAGGGTCGCCAGCGACCCGGCGGGGGCCGGGGCGTCCTGCGGCCGGGGACGGGCCGGGACCGCCTCGACCGGAGCGGCCGCCTCCGCCCGTGGGGACGCGGCTGGCACCGGGTCGGGGGTCAGCGGAGCGGTTCTCGCGGGTTCCGGCGCGTCCGGAACGGGCGTGATCTCGGCAGGCGTGACGCGGGCCGGCGCGACGGGAGCCGGTTCGATGGGCGTGGGTGCAGCGGGCACGGGTTCGACTGGAGCTGGGACCGCCCCGGCTGGTGCTGGAGTGGCTGGGGCTGAAGTGGTGGCAGGAGCCGCGGCCGGTGCCGGTGCGTCCTGGGCCGGTACGGGTTGGGCCGACCCGGCAGGCGACGCGGCCGGGGCGGCCTCTAGCGGCGCATCCGGCGCGGCTGACGTGGGTTCAGCCGGCGTCGGTTCGGTGGGGGTCGCCTCCGGCGTCTGGGTTGCTGGCTTCGGGTCTGCTGGCGTTGGGTCTGCCCTCGTCTGGGCTGCGGGAGCCTGCACCTCGGGCAGCGGGGTGGCTGCCGGGGACGTGCGGGCGGGGGCCGGGGTCGGCGTCAGCGGGGCCAGCGTCACGACTTCCATGGGCGCGCCGGTCAGGTCGGGCGGGGCGGCGGGCGGCAGCGGTTGCGGGCGCAGCAGCAGCAGGCCGGTCAGCAGGGCCGCGTGGACGGCTACGGCCACCACGCCCGCCCGGACCCGTTCGCGCCGTTCAGGCGAGGGCAGACCGGGGCCGCCGCTGGGGCCGGGGCGCGGCGCGGTGGTCACGGCGCGCTCTCCCCCGCCGCGCCGTCCGGCTGGGTGCCGAGCGCCAGGCGGGAGCCGCCGGCCTTCTTGATCTCGTCCATGACGCGCACGACCGTGCCGTAGTTCCCGCGTTCGTCGGCGCGCAGGCCCACCAGCCCGCCCGAGGCCTTCGCCAAGGGTTCCAGCCGGCCGCGCAGGCGGGTCAGGGTGGTTTCCTGGCCGTTCAGGAACACCTTCCCGGCGCGGGTGACGCTCACGATGGGCAGGTCCGGGGTTTCCTGCACGGTGCTGCTGGCGCGCGGCAGGTCCAGCGGCAGGGCGTTCTGCCGGGCGCCCAGGTTGCTGGTCAGGAAGAAGAAGATCAGCAGCAGCAGCACGATGTCCACCATGGGCGCGAAGTCGAAGGTCACGTCGTCTCCGTCCTCGCGGAAGCGGCGGCGGGCGGCGCTCACGCGGCCCTCGCAGTGACGGACCTCATCGGGCCGGGCCTCACCGCGCCGCGCCGAAGTTCAGCGCGACTTCCGGCAGGGGCGCGGCGGCGACGGCGGGGCGGGCGGCGGGCGCGGGGCGGGTCAGCCAGCCGGGCAGATCCTCGCGCACCTGCTCGGCCTGCAGGGCCAGCCGGTCGGCTTTCAGGCGCAGGGCGTTGCGGCACACGTACGCGATGATCGCCACGACCAGCCCGGCCGCCGTATTGACCAGCGCCTCGCTGATCCCGGTGCCCAGTTGCGCGGGCGTGGGGTTGGTCGTCTGACTGAACACCAGGAACGACCGCACCATGCCGATCACGGTGCCCAGCAGGCCCAGCAGCGGCCCGACCTGCGCGGCGGTGCCCAGCGCTCCCAGTCCGGCGTACAGGCGGGCGTCCTCGGCCAGCAGCGCGGACTGCATGGCGGCCTGCGCGGCGTCTGCGCCACGGTCGGCGCGGGCCAGTCCGGCCCGCAGGACCTGCGCGGCCGGGCTGGGGTGCGCGGCGCGGTCCACCTCGGCCAGCGCGGCGGCCGGGCCGCTCTCGGCGGTGACGGCGCGGGCGCGTTCGATCAGGGTGCGGGCGTCGGCGCCCATGCGGGACAGAGCCTGGGCGCGCGCGGCACTCAGGTACACGACGTACACGGACAGGGCCAGCAGGACCCACAACAGGGGTCCGGCGGCGCGGAAGAGGTCAATGACGTTCATGTCCCCCACGGGTAGCACGCACGCGCGTGGCAAGCGTGAAAGGGGCGTGCGCGGCACTCATGAGGATGGGAGGCGGGGGCGCGGTTCGCGGGCGGCCGTGAGGGTGTTCTACTTTCACCGATCAGGCACTGGTCGGGTACCGGCCGGGCGGGGGTTCATCCCCTGCCCCCTCATGACACACCACGGGCCACTTTCCCCGGCGCCGCGCCCCGCCTCTCGCGCACCGCGCCCCCGCAGAATCCGCAGTGAATCACTCGACTTTGAGGGGCGATGCGGGTAAAATGGACCCGTAAGTAGGAATCATTCCTAACAAAACCCCCTG
The DNA window shown above is from Deinococcus sp. LM3 and carries:
- a CDS encoding acetate--CoA ligase, with protein sequence MDAALLSVPLVSPTAALSACPPVPPAEAERLRHLDPQPYWLHIAQELTWDKPPTTALEGTLGDFRYFPGATGNVSVNCLDRHPPQRVALRYEREDGLQETWTYGQLTDGAARFAAALQDLGVERGDRVAVYLGNVPEAFIAIHACYRIGAIYSVIFAGFSAAAVRDRLEDARPKVVVCTDATLRRGRVVPLKATLDEALTGLPPAQVIVARRVNAGHPLRAGELDFQALLDATTRRADPVMLEANEPGFIIYTSGTTSKPKGLVHAGLGFLTGAYANVKWTLNLREQDTYWCTADVGWLTFPIFALVGGLAHGATHVVYEGSIDTPTPARPYELIAAHGVTKVFTAPTALRMLRRAGDDALRGHDLSRLQLIGLVGEPLDPETWHWAHDTLGGGNVFINNTYGQTETGTAWAGSMAGLTPTRPGACGHPLPGYRARIARDDGDEAAPGELGALTLTEPFPCLARTVWGDHDRYRATYLSDHPGAYAASDAALLDHDGQLWVTGRLDDVMNVAGHRIGTMEMEAALITHPAVSEAAVVAMPDDVKGAVPVAFVVPRGDAQGSPELRRELAEAVVRGVGAIARPARVIVTPTVPRTRSGKIMRRVLRDLLITGQAGGDLSSLENPDAIDTVRGLLAVDRGD
- a CDS encoding biopolymer transporter ExbD, with the translated sequence MSAARRRFREDGDDVTFDFAPMVDIVLLLLIFFFLTSNLGARQNALPLDLPRASSTVQETPDLPIVSVTRAGKVFLNGQETTLTRLRGRLEPLAKASGGLVGLRADERGNYGTVVRVMDEIKKAGGSRLALGTQPDGAAGESAP
- a CDS encoding MotA/TolQ/ExbB proton channel family protein, producing MNVIDLFRAAGPLLWVLLALSVYVVYLSAARAQALSRMGADARTLIERARAVTAESGPAAALAEVDRAAHPSPAAQVLRAGLARADRGADAAQAAMQSALLAEDARLYAGLGALGTAAQVGPLLGLLGTVIGMVRSFLVFSQTTNPTPAQLGTGISEALVNTAAGLVVAIIAYVCRNALRLKADRLALQAEQVREDLPGWLTRPAPAARPAVAAAPLPEVALNFGAAR